The Geminocystis sp. NIES-3708 genomic sequence AATCTCTTAACATTTTTCTTAATAATGGTAAACTTAACCCAATTACATTACTGTGACAACCAACGATTTTATCCACAAAAACCCCTCCTTTTCCTTCCAAAGCAAAACTACCAGCACACTTCAATGGTTCTTCTGTGGCTACATAGGCTTTAATTAGAGAGTCATCAATATTCGCAAAATACACTTCTGTAATGCCACAATTAATAACTTTTGCTTGAGTGTCAGTGTTAATTAAAGCATGACCTGTATATAGTTTCCCCATTTTTCCCCGCATTTTTTGCCAACGTGCGATCGCAATATCTTGATTTTCAGGTTTACCAAAAATTTCACCATCGACTTGTAAAACCGAATCACATCCCAAAACTAAAGTAGAGGGAAAAATAGGGGCTACAGTTTCCGCTTTTTTCGATGCTAAAGTATTGACTAAATCGACAACATCAGTTAAATTTATTAAGGATTCGTCATAATTACTATGGTAAACAATGGCTTCGATACCAATCATTTTTAATAGTTTTAAACGAGCAGGAGAAGCAGACGCAAGAACAAATTTAGTCATAAAGTAGAGTTAATTAGCAAAAGTTTTTAATGGATAAAAATTTTCGATATTTTTAAGAGAGGCTGAAAGATTTAGTTACAGTTTTAAATAAGTCTTCCACATTTTGCCAACGAGATTCTGTCGTCGAAATATTAAAAGTATATAGTTTACCATTTTTGGTAGCAACACTCGCCAAATTATGACGGTATTGATTATCAGATAATTTCACTTTATATTCTAATAAGTAATAATCTTGTAAATTTTGTTCTCTTTTTTCTGCAGAGATTAATTCTGCTTCTCTTTGATTACTGGAATCTTGGTTAACCATTTTCATAAATCTATAACCAACATCCGTGGGAGTCCCTAAATCTGCTAAGTTTTTATTAGAGTCAATTTTACTAACAATTACACTTAAATTTTCACTAGGTTCAAGAAAATCTTTATAAACTACATCTAACCCTTCACTAGCATTTTTCACATCTACTGACATCCAACCATTAGGATATAGAAATTGATAACCGTCAATATTGTCAACGTATCCTTGTAAACCACTCAGTGCAGAAGTACAAGAAGTCAAGGTAATGGTAAAAATAATCAGTATAAGCGAGATTATCGATTTTAACATAACAGATATTGAAAAAGTAGTTTACTAATTTATTATGTCATGAACTGAGATCACCTGAGTTTGATGTAATTTGTTTTTAATTAATGATCATTTTTTCTTTAATATTAAGCATCAATCATCAAAAATTTAAACAATGTAGAAAAATATTTTAACTTACATATATAATATTAAAAATAATTAATTCAAATCAATAACTATGAAAAAATCATTGCTATTATTATTAATTCCTATAGTTATTAATACTTCTATTTTACCGATTTATGCTAGTCAATTATCTCAAACTTCAATTGCATTGAAGAATAAATCAGTTGAATCTATGACAGCAGAAGATTATTATCGGAGAGGATTTACTCTTTATGAAAATGAAGATTATCAAAAAGCTATTATTGACTTCACGAAAGCCATTGAATTAAACTCAAATGATTTTTCTAGTTATCTTTATCGAGGCAAATCTTATTATTTTTTAGATCAAGAAGAAAAAGCTGTTATAGATTTAACACAAGCAATAAAACTAAACTCTCAGAATGCAGAAACCTATTATTTTAGAGGAGAAAGTTATTTTTATCTTAGAGAATATCAAAATGCTATTGCTGACTTTAATCAAGCCATAAAATTAGAAGCCGATACCAGTCTTCCTTATATAAGTTTAGGGAAAGTTTTTAATACTATTGAAGAATATCAAAAAGCTGTAGATATTTTAAATTTAGCTTTAAAAATTAACCCTGAATCTCAGTTTGCTTATCAATTAAGGGGAGATGCTTATCTTGATTTAGAAAAATATCAACAAGCCATTAACGATTATACTTCTGCCCTAAAAATATCAGAAAATCCTCTTACTTATCACCTAAGAGGCATTGCTTATGGATATTTAGATCAATATCAAAAAACTTTAATGGATCAAAATAAAGCTATTGAATTAGATCCTAATAAGCCAGATTACTATTATATCAGAGGTATAACTTATTGGACTTTAGAACAAAATAAAAATGCTATTGATGATTTAGAAAAAGCAACGGATTTATATAAACAATTAGGAAACCAACAAAAATTAGAACAAATTCAAAAACTTATTAATGAAATTCGAGGGAATAAGTAAGAATAAAAACTTTTAATTAATTTGCCTTAATCATAATATAATTATCTTTAAGATAGAATTTAATTTACTTCCTATCTTTTCATATATTTATACAATTTTATTATCACTTCTTTTAATTTAATTATCGCACTAATGAAAAATAAATATTCCCTCAGTCTTAGTAATAGTTTAAGAAAGAAAATAAATTTACTAAATTCTTCATACCAACAGACTATTTTAGCAAACTTAGAAAGCATTATTTATCATCATTTATTAACTTCAGAACTTGAAAAAAGAAAAGAAGAAAAAGTAATTTATCGCCTTAACTATAACTATAAGCTAGAAATATTTATTACTCAGATTATTTGTGATAAAGAAAATGTTGTTAAAGTTTTAAATATTTTTGATAAAAATAAACTAAAACGAATTATTGTTTTTAAAGAAGGATTCTCTGCCAAAATTATTGATATTGATATTAATATTAATAGAGAAGATAATTTAATTAATACAGAAATTATTAATAACTTTAAAAGCAAAGAAAATTTAAAAATACAAATGGAAGACTTTGAAAATAAATTTGATGACTTTTTTTGTCATAGTTTACAAAGTTTAAATATTTCCCAAACTAATACTAATAAACTTCTTATATCTTTAGAAGAAATTGATAATATTCAAAAACCCTTACCTTTACTTTTACAAGGATTTAATAATACAGGAAAAACAACGGTATCTTTAATCAAAGCTATTCAAGGTAGTAAAGAAAATCTCGAAGAAAAAATTCTTTATCTCAGTGATAGTTTTAGCAATAAGTATCATACTCAATATTTATCTCAAGAATTGTTGCAAGGAGAAAAGATAAATAACTTAATTATTGATGATTTTGTTCATTGTATTCGTAAATTTGCTCAAGATAATCATATTTTAGAAAATAATATTTTTCTGAGAAGTAAACAAGTTAACTATAACAAATTCAAAGATAAATTTTTAGCTAACCAAGAAATAGAAGATATAGAATCATGGCATCTTTGGCAAGAAATTTATTATTTAATTAAAGGAAATCAGAATTACTCAAAAAATAATGATTATTTAATTTCCTTGGAAGATTATCAACAACAAATTCAAGCATTTAGTTTTTTGCCCCAAGATATTAACCCTAAACAAATTTATCAATTAGCCGTTAAATATCAACAATGGTTAACAAAAAATAACTATTGGGATGAAACCGATTTAAGTAATTATATTTTTAGAAATATTTCTGACAATTTTAGAGGAATTTATGCACAAGTTTACTGGGATAATATCCATCAATTTAATGATATAGCTTTAAAACTAATTCTCTCTTTAACGAAAAAAGATTCTGAGCAAAATTTGACTACTAATTTCTGTTTTACCTATGATAGTCAAAAATCTATTTATAATTCGACAACTTTTATCCGTAAAATTGAAAAATTTATTTCTCCCGAAAAAGCCTTGACAATTAATCAAGGAAAATTAACTTTTAATTTGATTGCTAATGAAAATTTAACTAATTTTAGTCAAGGATTATTAAATCTGGATTTAAGTAAAAAAACATCTAGTCAAGATATTCTGAAAAATAATCGGATTCTTCCACAAAATAGTCATTGTTTATGGATTATTACCCCAGAATCAAAATTATTAAATTTAGGAAAAAATTTTGGTGTCGATAAATGTATAGTCGTTGTTAATAGTCAGGAAAAAGAAAAGTTACTCACTATTTTTAACACTAATCAAGAAATTTTCAACAGTCGCATTCTTACTGTTAATGAAATCGATGGTTTAAAATTTAACGAAATTATCCTCTGGAATTTTTTTAGTTACTTTAACAACATTAAATATAATAGTCTGACAACAGATTTATTGAAAAAATATCTATATCTTTGTTTGGGATGTGTGAAGGAAAAAATTTACTGCTGTGAAAGCAATTTTAATCTTACTCAAAACTATCCTGATTTAGAAAATTATTTAAGTAAAGGTAATCTTGAAAATTTAGAAGAGTTTTTTACTATTTCTGCCGATGAAAATATTAAAACTATTGCTCAAGTTTATCATCAACAAGGGTCATGGCAACAGGCTTATGAATGTTATTGGCAGATAAAAAACTATAAACAAGCCAAACTAATTCAACCTTACATCGCCGAAAATCAAGGTAATTGGGGAAAAGCAGGAGATTTATGGAATATTTTAGAAAAATGGCAAAAAGCTGTTAACTGTTGGCAAGAAATTGATAAAAATTTATGGTTAAAAAAATGGGGTAATTTAACTCCTTTACAATGGCAGGAAAAAGGAAGATATTTTCAACAACACCACCATTATGACTTAGCAATTGTTTG encodes the following:
- a CDS encoding tetratricopeptide repeat protein, encoding MKKSLLLLLIPIVINTSILPIYASQLSQTSIALKNKSVESMTAEDYYRRGFTLYENEDYQKAIIDFTKAIELNSNDFSSYLYRGKSYYFLDQEEKAVIDLTQAIKLNSQNAETYYFRGESYFYLREYQNAIADFNQAIKLEADTSLPYISLGKVFNTIEEYQKAVDILNLALKINPESQFAYQLRGDAYLDLEKYQQAINDYTSALKISENPLTYHLRGIAYGYLDQYQKTLMDQNKAIELDPNKPDYYYIRGITYWTLEQNKNAIDDLEKATDLYKQLGNQQKLEQIQKLINEIRGNK
- the psbP gene encoding photosystem II reaction center PsbP, producing the protein MLKSIISLILIIFTITLTSCTSALSGLQGYVDNIDGYQFLYPNGWMSVDVKNASEGLDVVYKDFLEPSENLSVIVSKIDSNKNLADLGTPTDVGYRFMKMVNQDSSNQREAELISAEKREQNLQDYYLLEYKVKLSDNQYRHNLASVATKNGKLYTFNISTTESRWQNVEDLFKTVTKSFSLS
- a CDS encoding nucleoside triphosphate pyrophosphatase, with the translated sequence MTKFVLASASPARLKLLKMIGIEAIVYHSNYDESLINLTDVVDLVNTLASKKAETVAPIFPSTLVLGCDSVLQVDGEIFGKPENQDIAIARWQKMRGKMGKLYTGHALINTDTQAKVINCGITEVYFANIDDSLIKAYVATEEPLKCAGSFALEGKGGVFVDKIVGCHSNVIGLSLPLLRKMLRDLNFEVTDFW